In Carya illinoinensis cultivar Pawnee chromosome 10, C.illinoinensisPawnee_v1, whole genome shotgun sequence, one DNA window encodes the following:
- the LOC122280078 gene encoding zinc finger AN1 and C2H2 domain-containing stress-associated protein 16-like, with the protein MGTPEFPDLGKHCTFEDCKQIDFLPFKCDRCSQVFCLEHRSYIKHSCPKADREDVTVVVCPLCAKGVRLIPDEDPNITWETHVNTECDPSNFEKVTKKKKCPVPGCREILTFSNTIKCRDCMVDHCLKHRFGPDHKCSGPKKPEAGFPFMSLLSRSRKEESKPNRAPTSSSSKWTTSFLNAASTVRASAEAGMAKLSTELSQKLQIARDGIGQNSCSSGRVGQEECPQCSAKFSSVTSLVEHVEKVHEASSSRTRVKKVTIDVCPKCSRGFRDPVSLVEHVERDHGGSSKA; encoded by the exons ATGGGAACTCCGGAATTTCCAGATCTGGGGAAGCATTGCACCTTCGAAGATTGCAAGCAGATCGATTTCTTGCCGTTTAAATGCGATCGCTGCAGCCAG GTTTTCTGTTTGGAGCATCGGAGCTACATTAAACACAGTTGTCCAAAAGCTGACAGAGAGGATGTCACTGTTGTTGTCTGCCCTCTCTGTGCTAAAGGAGTTCGGCTAATTCCTGATGAAGACCCAAACATTACTTGGGAGACACATGTCAACACTGAGTGTGACCCATCAAATTTTGAGAAAGtcacaaagaagaagaagtgccCCGTCCCTGGTTGCAGAGAGATCCTAACATTCTCAAACACAATCAAGTGCAGGGACTGCATGGTAGACCATTGTTTGAAACACAGATTTGGACCCGACCACAAATGCTCTGGACCAAAGAAGCCAGAAGCAGGTTTTCCATTTATGAGTCTTTTAAGTAGGAGTAGAAAAGAAGAGTCAAAACCCAACCGAGCTCCCACATCATCTTCCTCCAAGTGGACTACAAGCTTTCTTAATGCAGCTTCAACAGTTAGAGCCTCAGCTGAAGCAGGGATGGCAAAATTGAGCACTGAATTAAGTCAAAAGTTGCAGATTGCAAGGGATGGGATAGGACAGAACAGCTGCAGTAGCGGCAGAGTTGGACAAGAAGAGTGCCCACAGTGTAGTGCAAAGTTCTCCTCGGTCACAAGTTTGGTGGAGCATGTGGAGAAAGTCCATGAAGCGAGTAGCAGCCGAACTAGGGTGAAGAAGGTGACAATTGATGTCTGCCCAAAGTGTAGTAGAGGATTTCGTGATCCAGTTTCTCTTGTGGAGCATGTTGAGAGGGATCATGGTGGTAGTTCAAAAGCTTAG